CCCGGTGGACGACTCATCTATTCAGTATGCACGCTGACACGCGCAGAAACCACCGAAGTCATTGATACGTTTCTGAAGCAGCATCCCATGTTCACCCCGGTGCGCCCGGAAATGTTTTCCGATCTCACCACCGACAAAAAGGGCTACTTCATTTTTCCTGATCAATTCGGAGGGTGTAACGGAATGTACCTCTGTATTTTGAGAAAAACGATATCTCAGTCCAGGGATACACACGAAGATACACCGACCTGTGGATAACACAGCACTTATCGACACGGAGCGTCCGTTGTTTTCAGGGCCCCGGACGCGCCATTTTTCATGCGGACAGACGATACCACATAAAGTACTGATCAATTATTAAACAAGGTCATACATCCAACAAATTGCGTATGGCATCACTCTTGCTTAACAAACATCAAAACCATTATGGAGCTATGAATACATGAAAAAAACGACACACACACATTCTATCGATTCACTGAGCCCGTTAATCAAGGAACTGCAGCATACCTATGCTGACGCTTTTGAGGTGCAGGATCTGAAAACACTGATAGAATCCAGTGGCGGGCTTTGCGTGGCCTATGCGGCGGCGGGTGTCGATTCACTGGCAGAGAAATGGATGGATGAATATTTGAACAATATGAAAAAGTATCGCCCCGAGATTTTCAAAAAAATGCGGACTATTCGGTCTCTATTACCCGAAGATATGTAGTCCGCATACAATCTGTCAGGCGCCGATCTGCTGAACCGCTTTGCCCATAGCCAGAAGACTAAAGCCTGTAAAAATAAAATTAACGCCAAACAAAGTAGCAAATATTACGGCAGAGTTGATAGGCCACATACCCCATATCAATCCGCCAAGAACTACATTCACTGCGCCGCCGACCAGCATCCACTGCCAGCCCTTCACGTTACGCATCTGCAGAGCCGCGATAATACGAAACATGCCGCCGGCAAGAAAGAAACCAGCCATGACCAAGGCCATGAATGCGACGCCCTTCAGCGGATTAAAAAGTAAATAGACCCCAAAAACCATACATAAGAGTGCTTCCAATGCGCGTAACGGTCCACCGCCCCATTCGCGGCTGTGAAAACTGGATGCACCCAATACCAGCCCGAATGCAATCAAAGTACCGCCCAGCAACCATTCAATAATGACCGATGCCAATAACGGCATGATAATGCAAAAAGCACCCATTATTATCAGAATGATGCCATAGGTAGATATAAACTTCGACGGAACCATTGTTTTTTCATCGATCATGCGATTTCTCCTTTTAAAATCGTAAAGTACGATTAACTTATGTTTTTCAATATACAGCAGACCGCGTTGCGCTTGATACATTCAGCCTCGCCAATCTGTACGGGATAGACACTAAGGATTTAGAATGAAAAAACGAGCAAAAATTGTAGGTGCCAGTGGTTATGGCGGCATTGGAATCATTGAACTGCTACTGAAACATCCCGAAGTCGACATCAGCTGCCTGGTCAGCGTTCAGGATGTGGGTCAGCCCATCAGCAAACTTTATCCTCACTTGAGTGGATTCTGTGATCAGGTTATTGTTGCGGTAGACGATCCTCAGGCTCGTGAGCCGTTCGATGTAGTCTTTTTTTCCACGCCCGACCGCGTCGGCATGGAGCAGGCACCGGCCGAATTAGCCAAGGGGGCGAAAGTCATTGATTACAGCGGAGATTTTCGATTCAACAAAACCGAGACCTACGCCGATTACGCCACACGTTTAGGCAAAGAACCATCCCATCTGGCGGCTGATTTGCTACCGGAATCTGTTTATGGACTGGGTGAACTGCATCGCAAACAAATTGCTGATCAAAACACCCGTCTGATAGGCAATCCCGGCTGTTTTGCCATCAGTTGCATTTTAGGACTTTCACCCGCTGTAAAAAACAGCATCATTGACCTCTCGTCCATTATCTGCGACTGCAAAACGGCCATTTCCGGAGCCGGGAAAAAAGCCTCACCGACGTTTCATTACCCCGCGCGGTACGACAACATGAATGCCTATCGACTCACCGGCCATCAGCATGTATGCGAAATCGAGCATCAACTCAGTGTACAGGCAGGGGAACCCGTCATGGTGACCTTCACCGCGCAAGTTGTTCCCATGTGTCGCGGAATTATGTCCTGTTTATATGGAACACTGAAAGAAGGGATAAACGAAGCCGATGTATTGGCATTATACCGCGACTTCTACAAAGACAGTCCTTTTGTGCGCGTTCTCGAACAGGACAGCGGTGTAGGAACGGTGCATGTTCGCGGAACAAATTACTGCAATCTGATCGTGAGCGTAGATGCCCGCACTCGCCGCCTTCGAGTGGTATCGCACATTGATAATCTGGTAAAAGGCCAGGCAGGCAATGCCTTGCAGAATATGAATTTACTTTTTGGTTATGCAGAAACAGCGGGACTGGAAAGTCCTGGCCAATACCCATAGAAAAAACATTATGCCACTCGAAAAACATCACCCACCCTTCAGAGTGCATGTTTCGCAGAGCCGGACAGCAATGTCCGGCCCCCTGCGGGAGCCTGTCCCGGAGGCGGCTGCTGCAGTGACGGAAATGGTTCGATGGCTGCTAAAACAGGCAAACTGAATTTTAATCATATTTTTACTTGTTTATCCATCACGACCTGCCATTATGACCAAGTTTTCCGCATATAAGAGCATCTCATTGTGCAAATGTAATCTGCTGATCAAGAGGTGCTTTCAAAATTGTGGGCCGGTAGCTCAGTTGGTAGAGCATGTGACTTTTAATCACAGGGTCTCGGGTTCGAACCCCGACCGGCTCACCATTTTTTTACCCTGCTCTCATCCTTCCGGATGGCATAGCCGCTTTAAAGACACCATAGCATCCTTTGCTCTATGAGACGGGACAAAAATATGGTCGTGATAGTAAGCCGCTACCACATTGGCACTGATCTCACATTCAGCCAACGCAGATGCCACCGCAGCGGTCAGACCTACGGCCTCGAGACTTGAATGAACACACAGCGTAATACAGCAGAAAACACCATCGTAATCCCATCCCCGCTGCTGCGCCGCCGATTCCTCAACAATCAGCGTCACACCCTCTTCTTCGCACACCAGACCCCACGGTTTTACATCAGATAACTGTTCCCACGTCATTTCTTTCACAGTACAGAATACATACTCTTTCTCGTGCAGTGCCGGCTGCATCGTTTGCAGCAACACATTAAAATCGACCACACCGCTCATCGTTTTATCCCTTGCCAGTTATTTCCAAATCCCGTCGTGAAAAAAATAAAAAATCGAGCCACGCCTGTGACTCGATACATATTTTTTCAAGGGACACCAACGTGCATCAAGCCTGGAGCGTCATGAGGAACTCAATATTGTTCTGAACCTTCTTTAGACGACCGATAACCAGCTCCATGGCCTCTACAGGGGGAACCCCATTAAGTGCTTTGCGCAGAGTCCACATGCGGGCCAGTTCATCCGGATGCAACAGCAATTCCTCTTTACGTGTACCGGAACGCTCGATGTTGATGGCAGGAAAAATACGTTTATCAACCAGATTACGATCCAGGCTGATTTCCATATTACCGGTTCCCTTGAACTCTTCAAAAATCACTTCATCCATACGACTGCCTGTATCAATCAGTGCCGTGGCGATAATAGTCAGACTACCTCCGTGTTCAATATTACGGGCAGCACCAAAGAACCGTTTCGGCTTATGCAGTGCATTCGCATCTACACCACCGGAAAGGATTTTTCCGCTGTGAGGCTGCAGGGTATTGTATGCCCTGGCCAGACGCGTAATACTATCGAGAAGAATAACGACATCCTTCCCGCACTCCACCTGGCGTTTCGCCATTTCAATGACGATCTCCGCAACCTGAACATGACGTTCGGGGGGCTCGTCAAAGGTCGAGCTCAAGACTTCGGCCTTCGTATTGCGCTGCATATCGGTCACTTCTTCCGGACGTTCATCGATCAGCAGAATGATCAGTTTCACTTCCGGATTATTGTACGAGATGCTGTTGGCAATCTTCTGCAGCAGGACCGTTTTACCTGTTCGTGGCGGTGCCACAATCAATCCACGCTGTCCTTTACCAATGGGCGTCACGAGATCCATTACCCGCATCGAAATCTCACCAGGATGCCCGAGGCGTTCGAGAGACAGACGTTCATTGGGAAACAAAGGGGTCAAATCGCCAAAAGGCACCTTCTGTCGGGCTGATTTAGGATCTCCGTCATTGACGGTATTGATTTTACAGAGAGCAAAAAAACGCTCTTTGTCTTTAGGCGGACGAATCTCGCCCTCGACATAATCGCCGTTTTTAATACCCATACGGCGAATTTGCGATGGCGACACATAAATATCTTCGGCACAAGGCAGGTAATTGTATGTGGGTGTACGTAAAAAACCAAATCCATCGGGCAGTATTTCCAACACCCCGCGACCGAGAATGCCGCCGCTACGGCGGGCATGCGCTTTAAGAATTTCGAAAACCAGTTCATGTTTACGCAGGCCGCCGACTTCCTGCAATCCGAGTTCCTCGGCCATTTTAAGCAGTTCCGGAACGGTCTGGCCCTGCATATCCGACATTTCCAGCAGGCAACCTTCTTTGGCATGTCGCTCCTCTGGAGTCAGGCGTTCTCCGCGATCGCGGTTCGCATTGGCGTTGCTGTTATTTCCGTTATTTCCGCCCCCGTTGCCATTATTACTGTTGTTACGGCGATTATCTTTGCGCTCCCTGCGGTCACGTCCGTTGCGCTTGTTATTATCGTCATTACGACGATTATTACTGTGATGCGGACGCCCCTCCAGCGCGGCACCGGATGAATCAACCACAGACTGGGGATTTTTATTATTCGAATCACCGTTCTGTTCACCTGATTCAACAATAACGTCAACGGTACGTTCGACAGGCTCCGGTGGCATTGCTACCTGCGGTCGTTCAGCCGGCACTGCCGGCGCGGACTGGGAAGCATTCGCATCGGAGGCGGACGCGACGCTATCCAAATTCATTACTAACTGCTCCGCGTCACTGGGATCCGGAGCCTTGACTTCTACTTTTTTACGCGGTGCCGCTTTTTTACGGACAGCCTTTTTACGCGTCGCCTTTTTTGCTGCTGGGACGCTTTCATTCGCTTCATCCCGGGGAACTTCCTCTTCAGACATTCATTACCTCATTGTTTTTGATAAAAATCCACACCACCAGTGCGTTACATCACGTCGTAAATCTTCAAGTGACCCATTATTCCAAATCACATCATCCGCATACTCCGCTTTTTTTTTGACGGGCCATTGTGCAGCCATTCTAGCCGCCGCATCCGCTCTGGACAATCCGCGCACCGCCATTCTCTGAATCATCCGTTCCGGGGAGGAGGCCACGCAAAGGATACAATCCCAGCCATCGACCATATTGATCTCAAACAGTAACGGCACAAGAACAGCGCAATGACATCCCGTCCGCCTAGTTTTCTCCAGCCACTGCCCCGTAGCAGTTATTATTTCCGGGTGAATAATCGAATTCAGAGC
Above is a genomic segment from Spartobacteria bacterium containing:
- the rho gene encoding transcription termination factor Rho, with the translated sequence MPPEPVERTVDVIVESGEQNGDSNNKNPQSVVDSSGAALEGRPHHSNNRRNDDNNKRNGRDRRERKDNRRNNSNNGNGGGNNGNNSNANANRDRGERLTPEERHAKEGCLLEMSDMQGQTVPELLKMAEELGLQEVGGLRKHELVFEILKAHARRSGGILGRGVLEILPDGFGFLRTPTYNYLPCAEDIYVSPSQIRRMGIKNGDYVEGEIRPPKDKERFFALCKINTVNDGDPKSARQKVPFGDLTPLFPNERLSLERLGHPGEISMRVMDLVTPIGKGQRGLIVAPPRTGKTVLLQKIANSISYNNPEVKLIILLIDERPEEVTDMQRNTKAEVLSSTFDEPPERHVQVAEIVIEMAKRQVECGKDVVILLDSITRLARAYNTLQPHSGKILSGGVDANALHKPKRFFGAARNIEHGGSLTIIATALIDTGSRMDEVIFEEFKGTGNMEISLDRNLVDKRIFPAINIERSGTRKEELLLHPDELARMWTLRKALNGVPPVEAMELVIGRLKKVQNNIEFLMTLQA
- a CDS encoding dephospho-CoA kinase translates to MPREWSLNKSINDRIGLAIGVTGGIACGKNEVGTILESLHVCVLDTDDVAHNLLENNPYVLDKVIDTFGRGVLDHRSQIDRKKLGLLVFSDPHALNALNSIIHPEIITATGQWLEKTRRTGCHCAVLVPLLFEINMVDGWDCILCVASSPERMIQRMAVRGLSRADAAARMAAQWPVKKKAEYADDVIWNNGSLEDLRRDVTHWWCGFLSKTMR
- a CDS encoding N-acetyl-gamma-glutamyl-phosphate reductase produces the protein MKKRAKIVGASGYGGIGIIELLLKHPEVDISCLVSVQDVGQPISKLYPHLSGFCDQVIVAVDDPQAREPFDVVFFSTPDRVGMEQAPAELAKGAKVIDYSGDFRFNKTETYADYATRLGKEPSHLAADLLPESVYGLGELHRKQIADQNTRLIGNPGCFAISCILGLSPAVKNSIIDLSSIICDCKTAISGAGKKASPTFHYPARYDNMNAYRLTGHQHVCEIEHQLSVQAGEPVMVTFTAQVVPMCRGIMSCLYGTLKEGINEADVLALYRDFYKDSPFVRVLEQDSGVGTVHVRGTNYCNLIVSVDARTRRLRVVSHIDNLVKGQAGNALQNMNLLFGYAETAGLESPGQYP
- a CDS encoding HdeD family acid-resistance protein is translated as MYQAQRGLLYIEKHKLIVLYDFKRRNRMIDEKTMVPSKFISTYGIILIIMGAFCIIMPLLASVIIEWLLGGTLIAFGLVLGASSFHSREWGGGPLRALEALLCMVFGVYLLFNPLKGVAFMALVMAGFFLAGGMFRIIAALQMRNVKGWQWMLVGGAVNVVLGGLIWGMWPINSAVIFATLFGVNFIFTGFSLLAMGKAVQQIGA
- a CDS encoding ACT domain-containing protein, with protein sequence MSGVVDFNVLLQTMQPALHEKEYVFCTVKEMTWEQLSDVKPWGLVCEEEGVTLIVEESAAQQRGWDYDGVFCCITLCVHSSLEAVGLTAAVASALAECEISANVVAAYYHDHIFVPSHRAKDAMVSLKRLCHPEG